One genomic window of Amphiura filiformis chromosome 3, Afil_fr2py, whole genome shotgun sequence includes the following:
- the LOC140147784 gene encoding retinol dehydrogenase 7-like, with translation MDVSKSESIKAAFDTVNELLTDKAEGLWGLVNNAGVPVNPGYYDWWTREDFRSILEVNLLGPVEVTNVFLPLVKRARGRIVNVSSGVAMMPLSSGGYEMAKCALEAFSDCLRLQMRSYSISVHIIQPGYFLTQMNNENTVAEKLEMVWNRMSQRQKVEYGRQCIEQMKERSGLAAKASDPRLYLVTDAIEHALFAWYPWKRYPIGGIVRFVVRPLNILPAFISDLVKDKLFPLPKPQHCR, from the exons ATGGATGTTTCGAAAAGTGAAAGTATCAAGGCTGCGTTTGATACTGTAAATGAACTTCTTACAGACAAGGCAG AAGGTTTATGGGGTTTAGTTAACAACGCCGGTGTTCCCGTTAACCCTGGTTATTATGATTGGTGGACAAGGGAGGATTTCCGCTCAATATTAGAAGTCAACCTTCTAGGCCCTGTTGAAGTCACCAATGTGTTCTTGCCATTGGTGAAAAGAGCTAGAGGTCGTATTGTCAATGTGTCCAGTGGAGTTGCCATGATGCCGTTGTCTTCTGGCGGATACGAAATGGCTAAGTGTGCCCTGGAAGCCTTCTCAGATTGCTTAAG ACTACAAATGCGTAGCTATTCGATCTCTGTTCATATCATACAACCTGGGTATTTCCTTACTCAAATGAATAATGAAAACACGGTTGCTGAGAAGCTAGAGATGGTATGGAACAGAATGTCGCAGAGACAGAAAGTCGAATACGGCAGACAGTGTATTGAACAAA TGAAGGAACGATCAGGACTAGCAGCTAAGGCATCCGACCCAAGACTTTATCTAGTTACCGATGCTATTGAGCATGCGTTGTTTGCTTGGTATCCATGGAAACGATATCCAATTGGAGGCATTGTGAGATTTGTTGTACGACCTTTGAATATTTTACcagcatttattagtgatttggTCAAAGATAAACTATTTCCATTACCCAAGCCTCAACATTGCCGGTAG